The Synergistota bacterium genome includes a window with the following:
- a CDS encoding YggS family pyridoxal phosphate-dependent enzyme — protein MVDIKGRVEKVLERIANACERVGRSSSDVKLVAVSKTFPPEAIREAVSAGIRAIGENRVQEALSKHEVLGDLDIEWHMVGYLQRNKVKKALKIFDFIQSLDRLALAEEIEKEAEKAGIERVKVLVEVNISGEATKHGVEPDRLMSFLEDLGDFKRIEIKGLMTIGPLTEDRAKIRSAFRRMRELYERAKGLFPEYDLVCLSMGMTDDFEIAIEEGSNMVRIGRAIFGARSD, from the coding sequence ATGGTAGATATTAAGGGCAGAGTTGAGAAGGTTCTTGAAAGAATAGCTAATGCTTGTGAAAGAGTCGGTAGATCTTCCTCAGATGTTAAACTCGTCGCGGTGAGTAAGACATTTCCTCCAGAGGCTATCCGTGAGGCGGTTTCTGCTGGTATTCGCGCTATAGGCGAGAATAGAGTTCAAGAGGCTCTGAGCAAACACGAAGTTTTGGGAGATCTTGATATAGAGTGGCATATGGTGGGCTATCTTCAGAGAAACAAGGTTAAAAAGGCGCTAAAGATTTTCGATTTTATACAGTCGTTGGATAGATTAGCACTTGCAGAGGAGATAGAGAAGGAGGCAGAAAAGGCGGGTATCGAAAGAGTTAAGGTTCTGGTTGAAGTTAACATCTCGGGGGAAGCTACGAAACATGGTGTAGAACCAGATAGGCTTATGAGCTTTCTTGAGGATCTCGGTGATTTCAAACGTATAGAGATAAAGGGCTTAATGACTATAGGTCCCCTTACCGAGGATAGAGCTAAAATAAGGAGTGCCTTTCGGAGAATGAGGGAGCTTTATGAAAGGGCGAAGGGGCTTTTCCCAGAGTATGATCTTGTCTGTCTTTCTATGGGGATGACCGATGACTTTGAGATAGCTATCGAAGAGGGATCGAATATGGTAAGAATCGGCAGGGCTATATTCGGCGCAAGGAGTGATTGA
- a CDS encoding cell division protein SepF, with protein MGILEKVLVFMGLADEGETVEEAPKAKLPAWEEREKRVSQSSAGARKIVRIWTLQKGSEAKDVAQALKRGWLIIMDLSLLDQEDVKHVLNFTYGVIFAMQGTLKTLADRVFLLAPPGFEVFEHPFPGGGVKVGETDSSGHTE; from the coding sequence ATGGGTATATTGGAGAAAGTCCTCGTTTTCATGGGACTGGCTGACGAAGGAGAAACGGTGGAGGAAGCTCCTAAGGCAAAGCTTCCTGCTTGGGAAGAAAGAGAAAAGCGAGTTTCTCAGAGCTCAGCGGGCGCGAGAAAGATCGTTCGAATTTGGACGCTTCAAAAGGGGAGCGAAGCTAAGGATGTGGCTCAGGCCTTAAAAAGGGGATGGCTCATTATTATGGATCTTTCTTTGCTTGATCAGGAAGACGTTAAGCATGTGTTAAATTTTACCTACGGTGTTATATTTGCCATGCAGGGGACTTTGAAAACACTGGCGGATAGGGTTTTTCTTCTTGCGCCACCGGGGTTTGAGGTGTTTGAGCATCCGTTTCCAGGAGGAGGTGTGAAGGTTGGCGAGACTGACTCCTCTGGACATACAGAATAA